The genomic DNA GGACTTGAATACTCAAGTAGGTATCAGGTAGAGCTCAGCTCAACCCTGAGGTGGAGTGAGAACTGTGGCTTCAGTGGACAGCCCGAGAGCCTTGTGCAGCAGCCGCGAGAGCCAGAGAGCAGGGGCCAGAGGTGCAAGGCTGGGTACCAATCTTAGTCCTTCCCTCCTGGTGCCTCTGCCCAGGAGGATGTAGAGGCCTGGTGGGTGAGCTGGGGGTCGTGTGCAGTCATTCAGGGGCCTGCAAGAAAATTCCGACTAACGACGGCATATTCTAGACCCTCCGTGGCCTAGGCAGAAACGTCAGTGAAGAATTAATGAACCAAGGCTGGGTAGATGAGTTAGTCCTTAAAGTGTTTACCACAGAAGCTGGGGGTCAGAGTGTGGATCCCCAGGATTCGCGGGAAAGTGTGGGGTTCTGCCTGTAGTTCTCTCTTAGAAGGCAGAGATCGGGAATCCTGCGTCCAGACTGACTGAGGAGACCGGCCAgattgagaccctgcctcagccgGGTGACgacggtgcacacctttagtcccagcacttgagaggctgagatgGGGATCagcctggctacatagtgaatttgaggctgtcacaaaaaacaaaagaaagaaagaaaaactgaccTGAAGACATGTAGACTGCTGCCTTTCTTTAATGTAGCGAAATGGTAGAGCATTGTAGAGTTGAAGGTGACCCTGTGGACACATGTGGGCAGGTGGCCTGAGGACTCACGGCGGGTATGCTAAGGGCACGTCCCCCTTGAGCCAGACTCGGCTGCCCCATGCTCTCAGGCAGCCCACGAGACTCTGCTCTACGTCCTGAGGTCTCTGTCTTGGTTCCCAGGTGGGCTGAGAAGCAAGAGAGCTGGAGATTCCAGAAGACGAGGCAGACATGGCTCTTGCTACACATGTACGATGAGGACAAggtctgtgcacatgcatgggtCGAGGTGGGGCCCTTCGTGGACAGTGGGACACTCGGGTGTCAGGGTCCCTGTGTGGACAGTGGGACACTCGGGTGTCAGGGTCCCTGTGTGGACAGTGGGACACTCGGGTGTCAGGGTCCCTGTGTGGACAGTGGGACACTCGGGTGTCAGGGTCCCTGTGTGGACAGTGGGACACTCGGGTGTCAGGGTCCCTGTGTGGACAGTGGGACACTCGGGTGTCAGGGTCCCTGTGTGGACAGTGGGACACTCGGGTGTCAGGTCCCTGTGTGGACAGTGGGACACTCGGGTGTCAGGTCCCTGTGTGGACAGTGGGACACTCGGTGTCAGGTCCATGCACAGCACATGGACAGCTAAGCAAGGCTCCTTCATGGCCGCAAACTCCTCACCCTACTCTGCGTCCTGCAGCACTGCTGAGCTCAGGTCCGTACCACCACAGGCTGAGCATGGAAGCCAGGACCTTATGCCCAtgaggcaagttcaaggccagcctgggctagggaCAGTGTTTGAAGGCATTTTTAATTTATGCAGGGAATGTCCGAGGTACAGGAGAGTCATGCCAGCACAGTGGCCTCTTACCCACCATGTCCCCCCCCTTGTCCTGACAAAGTAGCAACAGGGTGGACGAGGCTCCCTGCATACAGCTGTACTGGGAGACCCCATCATGAGATGACATAGGTCGGTTCCCCCGGCAGCACAGGGAGAAAGCCAAGCCTCCCATTGCGTGCCCACAGCTCAGGGTCCCTACGCCTTGGCCCTCAGCACTGTCCCCTtttccctccaggttcctgaACAGCACTTTTCTACCCTGCTGGACTACCTCGAGGGGCTCAGGGGCAGTGCCCGAGAGCTGACAGTGCAGAAGGCCGAGACCCTGATGCAGGAGCTGGATGGGACGGACCCCAAGGCCAGGTCTCTGGGGAAGATGCAGCGCCTCCGGCAGGTGCTCCAGCTGCTCTCCTAGCGGAGGAGCCGCCTTGGCCCCGAGGACGCACTGCTACCTCTTCCCAGAGCTGTGGGAGCCAACGGGTCACCAGCAGGTCATCTGGCTCGAGGACTTccttccaaagtccttccatCCCCCTCCTATAAGCTGTAACAGTTTCTGGTGCCTTGGGAGTTGAACATGGTCTCCCTGAAATAGTTCTAAGGTGCCACTCCTGCATGAGTGGCCCTGAAGTGGCTGTGAACAGAGTCTTCTTTTTCTACCAAGGGTATCTTAAAGGTTGGCCCAAGCCTGCAGCCTGGGTGCAGCTCACCAGTCTTCAGGGAGACCCTATTGAGGGCTCGTATTGAGGCCCCTGGGCCTGTGTGGCTGCCCCATGATCCCTACTCAGTTTGGCAGTCACAGCTGTCCCTAGTGTCAGCACTGGGCCAGCTCCTTCTCACTGAACCTCTTGGCCAGCACATTGGAAACAGAAGGACTAAGCATCTGTATCTGGGCCCATGACACCATCAGAACACACGCTCCACTCCCATTGGATGACTTTTCAGACCATAAAGAATCGCCCATCGATGCCACACAGGGAGGGCACTGACAGGCTAGAGAGGATCTGGTGCGAGTCTGGCTCAGGGAGTAGTGAGTTCACTGGGGTCTGCAAATGGGAACCACGGCCTGTGTCCGCCTTCAGCCTCTCCCGCTTCCAGCCACAGCTTCTTGACCTCCTTATCCACGGCCCTTTGCATCAGTCACTTTTATACCCCAGGTATAGAGGTTTATAAAAGAGATTTACAGAAAAATATATGCCATATCTCAAGAAATTTATTAAAACAATTCTGAATACAAATAATTTCCCGTTTATTAAAGGAAAGTTTGCATAGTCATGACTTTTGTCTAATGCTGCCCAATCACGGGGCAGCTTGGTAGCTGAGATGCTGAGGGGCGAAACACCAAAAACGTGTTTTCTGTGACAGAAACATTTGGTGTTAAAGCCACGAGactctttagtcccagcactcaggggcagAAGCAGACCAATCTCTgaattcgaggctagcctggtctacagagtgagttccaggatggccagggtcacacagagataccctgtcttgaaaaacaaaattaaacaaagccCAGAGGCTGCTAACATCTGGCCAGGGCCAAGGTGTCTTGGTGGCAGATTGGGTGCACGAGGGCGTGCATGGTGCGCATGGTCAGAAGCAAGGCTGCAGGTGGTGTATGTTACACACTTCTCTTTTTGCTtgggtggtttggtttttttctagGCAAggtctctgtgtgtagccctggctatcctggaactcgatctgtagactgaactgaccttaaactcacagagatccacctgcctatctcccgagtgctgggattaaaggcgtgccctACCACCGGGCTACGGATTTTGCTTCATTTACGCAGATTCATCTGACTTGCCAAGTATTTCATG from Rattus norvegicus strain BN/NHsdMcwi chromosome 12, GRCr8, whole genome shotgun sequence includes the following:
- the C12h7orf50 gene encoding uncharacterized protein C7orf50 homolog isoform X4, whose product is MLSGSPRDSALRPEVSVLVPRWAEKQESWRFQKTRQTWLLLHMYDEDKVPEQHFSTLLDYLEGLRGSARELTVQKAETLMQELDGTDPKARSLGKMQRLRQVLQLLS
- the C12h7orf50 gene encoding uncharacterized protein C7orf50 homolog isoform X5, which translates into the protein MYDEDKVPEQHFSTLLDYLEGLRGSARELTVQKAETLMQELDGTDPKARSLGKMQRLRQVLQLLS
- the C12h7orf50 gene encoding uncharacterized protein C7orf50 homolog isoform X2, translated to MLALPNASVVQEASPELSPEERRVLERKLKKERKKEEKKRLREAGIATAQTAKVQTPPAKPSAAVLALEYLQGWAEKQESWRFQKTRQTWLLLHMYDEDKVPEQHFSTLLDYLEGLRGSARELTVQKAETLMQELDGTDPKARSLGKMQRLRQVLQLLS